The following are from one region of the Paenalkalicoccus suaedae genome:
- a CDS encoding phosphatase PAP2 family protein produces MSMTEFLQAAATFGSVELTVIVSVVLSGVLVLMKRVREVIWLNITIYGGVATNFMLKLIVGRERPGEERMIEAFGFSFEMESYSFPSGHTMRATILALVVGYVLFRFVLKTGAMRLVAGAALLFVVASVATSRVYFDYHFVSDAIVAVLAAVVFFAAMLWTKRFAENRVKMA; encoded by the coding sequence ATGAGCATGACGGAATTTTTGCAGGCAGCAGCGACGTTCGGGAGCGTGGAGCTCACAGTGATCGTCTCTGTTGTATTATCAGGCGTACTCGTTTTGATGAAGCGAGTACGTGAAGTTATTTGGCTGAACATCACGATTTACGGTGGTGTGGCAACGAATTTTATGTTGAAGCTGATCGTCGGACGTGAGCGCCCAGGCGAGGAGCGGATGATCGAGGCGTTTGGTTTCTCGTTTGAAATGGAATCCTACAGCTTTCCGAGTGGACATACGATGCGTGCGACGATTTTAGCGCTGGTCGTTGGATATGTGCTGTTTAGGTTCGTGCTTAAAACAGGAGCGATGAGACTCGTAGCAGGAGCGGCACTTTTGTTCGTTGTCGCGTCCGTTGCGACAAGTCGCGTGTACTTCGACTACCATTTCGTGTCTGACGCGATCGTGGCGGTCCTGGCGGCTGTAGTGTTTTTTGCGGCGATGCTTTGGACCAAGCGTTTTGCAGAAAATCGGGTGAAGATGGCATAG
- a CDS encoding IS3 family transposase: MAFELKEEGYRLKDILVIVGIPESTYHYHVKNFGKEDPDRELKEVITELFKAFHERYGYKRITKELKKSAWCINHKKVYRLMRELGLKCVKFMRKSRRYNSYKGKVGKVAKNRLSRRFSTPIPFQKLVTDITEFKCLGEEKLYLNPLLDLYNGEIIAFGIKKRPTLDLVMEPLKETIEVLGAQATYRTTIHSDQGWHYQHNQWVRTLKENKVFQSMSRKATCADNASIENFFGILKQEMYYGEKLVSYEELKRQIEEYIYWYNHIRSKEKLAGFSPVEYRTQTSQLAA, encoded by the coding sequence GTGGCGTTCGAACTCAAAGAAGAAGGATACCGATTAAAAGATATTCTAGTTATTGTAGGTATTCCAGAATCAACCTACCACTATCATGTGAAAAACTTTGGGAAAGAAGATCCGGATAGAGAACTAAAAGAAGTCATTACTGAGCTGTTTAAGGCGTTTCATGAACGTTATGGTTATAAACGCATTACCAAGGAATTAAAGAAATCAGCCTGGTGTATTAATCACAAAAAAGTGTATCGACTTATGAGGGAATTAGGGTTAAAATGCGTAAAGTTTATGAGGAAGTCTCGTAGATACAATTCTTATAAGGGTAAGGTTGGAAAGGTAGCGAAGAATCGACTGTCCCGCCGATTTAGCACGCCTATTCCTTTTCAGAAATTAGTAACCGACATTACAGAATTCAAATGTCTAGGAGAAGAGAAATTGTACTTAAATCCACTCCTTGATCTTTACAATGGGGAAATTATCGCGTTTGGTATCAAGAAACGTCCAACATTAGATCTTGTCATGGAACCTTTAAAAGAAACAATAGAAGTACTAGGAGCTCAGGCAACCTATCGTACGACTATCCACTCCGATCAAGGCTGGCATTATCAGCACAACCAATGGGTGAGGACATTAAAAGAAAATAAAGTATTTCAAAGCATGTCACGTAAAGCAACCTGCGCAGACAATGCTTCAATAGAGAATTTCTTTGGTATATTAAAACAAGAAATGTATTATGGAGAAAAATTAGTGAGCTACGAAGAATTAAAAAGGCAGATTGAAGAATATATTTACTGGTACAACCATATACGATCAAAAGAAAAATTGGCTGGTTTTAGTCCAGTCGAATACCGAACACAAACCAGCCAATTAGCTGCATAA
- a CDS encoding helix-turn-helix domain-containing protein: MAKYSEEFKMKLVSEYLNGNLGYKLLAKKYNMPSRTPLQNWVRSYKTQGVEGLKRRRTNEAYSVQFKVDTIQFMLETGASFQETAEQFRLNNPALIYSWMKTFNEQGLGGLKPRSKERPSMSKNSNKSKGKEEKKLTREDELERENELLRLENAYLKS; this comes from the coding sequence ATGGCCAAATATAGTGAAGAATTTAAAATGAAACTTGTTAGCGAATATTTGAATGGAAATCTCGGGTATAAATTATTAGCTAAAAAGTATAATATGCCCTCTCGAACTCCACTACAAAATTGGGTAAGATCCTATAAAACGCAAGGGGTTGAAGGATTAAAACGAAGAAGAACGAATGAGGCGTACTCTGTTCAATTTAAAGTGGATACGATACAATTTATGCTTGAGACAGGTGCTTCTTTTCAGGAAACTGCTGAACAATTTAGATTGAATAATCCTGCTTTAATTTACAGTTGGATGAAAACATTTAATGAACAAGGATTAGGAGGCCTGAAACCAAGATCAAAGGAGCGACCTTCTATGTCTAAAAACAGTAATAAATCAAAGGGAAAAGAAGAGAAGAAGTTAACACGTGAAGACGAACTAGAACGCGAGAATGAACTGTTGCGGCTAGAAAATGCCTACCTAAAAAGTTGA